Genomic window (Pectinophora gossypiella chromosome 5, ilPecGoss1.1, whole genome shotgun sequence):
gtctcttcttctaatcgtgtgggttgtgaggtggattaccatatTCAAAAactcttgtgtcagggttattattgagccgccaaaggcccctgacatgactcatgtaacgactacatacttacataagtaagtagtaatcgggaccaacggcttaacgtgccttccgaagcacggaccattttactttcgcacaatcaagtgatcagcctgtaatgtccaaaccaaactagatatcacaaagtgatttttgtgatatgtccccaccgggattcgaacccgggacctcgggatcgtgagcctaacgctcaaccactggaccaaggaggccgttgaTGAGGCcgatgaaagataaattataaaatgctaagtAAAAGCagaaagtagtagtagtagtagtgtgtgtgtggtggtatttgttaaatgttatgttatgagtcatgtcaggggcctttggcggctcaataataaccctaacaccaggtttgatgacgttggtaattcacctgttGTTTTATTTCCCAAAAACTATACTTTTGGAATTATCAAGACGTAGGCGTTCATCAAGGGAGTATTAGCGTATACTTTGCTCATTCAAATTATATTACTATAGACAATTACATATGTTACATAATGAATTACAGATTACGGACGATCAATTTTGGACTTTGCTACTATGAAAATAGCATTTTGACTGGCCCAAAGTTTATGCAAATCATGTAATCGCGTTGATAATCTGTTTTAAAGtctaaatacaaatacaaagcGTTGATAACGTGGGtaattaagataataaaaacacacactgcaaatgttttaaagaacgtctagggccctgtgccgaggtttgtCTTGCAGCTTGCTTGGtttttttcccggctatacaggttgtgagaagctgcagtagttttaggcggatgagacgttcgttatgttaaaaatgacgattcaaagtgtaactatgttacctactgaataaagatatttttgaatttgaatttgttgtgTAGGTGCATACATTGGCTTGTGTAATaatctaattcctgatgtaacttttattttatgttctattatatactagcgacccgccccggcttcgctcgggtgcaatgctgaggaaaaaataaaataatttaagacatcacattaaaaacctcaaaaatgacagtatttctccactatttaatggatgttattgttattatacatataaacattcctcttgaatcactctattaaaaaaacccgtatcaaaatccgttgcgtagttttaaagatttaagcgtatatagggatatagggacagaaaaagcgaccttgttttatactatatagtgaagtttttttataaataaataaatattagtagaTATTCCAGGTCTGGATTGTTCAGTGCTGATCCAGCGAGGTAATAAGATACATAGCCGCCCTGAACCAGTTTAAAAGCCGGTTTATAAATTGTACTTGGATGACAACTACGCGTTACGCATATCTAATGTAGACTTGATAACTTGTAGGCAGAAGGTGATCCAGGTTTTCTGTCGTGGGGGGGAGTCACCAGGTCGGtgacaacctatctccgtagagaattagatataATTGCAATGGCCACCCATAAACTAACCACCCGTCAAACGGAGACACGGCCTCCCTTGCTTGTGTGTagtaactattacctaatctgtgcaGCTTGTATAAGCGCATATTGTGCTATGcgatttatacaaaaaaaaaggatacGTATTCATGTGagacagaaaaaaaagaaaactatatATTGTGCACACACACTACGGTTTGACGAATGGTGCGTGCAACATTGTACGTACCTGGACAAATCTATAGAGAAATGATATATAAAAAAAGCCTTCTATATCAATGTTAAACTGAAAAACATCTGTGACCTACATATCACAGGAAAACcagtaaaacataaaaaaaatctgtgcAGCTATCCTAGCTGGAATCCTTTAATAATATCGTTGACTTTTCCCTTGACATTTATAGTGCTAGCTAAAATCTTGTCACATTATATGATTGAAGATATGACCGTAAATTGCATGATGTTACTCTATAGGGAAAGAGCAATTGAAAGCCTGGAGTCCGAATCAATACtgatttattaatgaataaccaAGAGTATATATGGAACAATAAGATACACAATAACATATAAGTAGTAGGTACACTATATCAACGGGGAAAgggagaaaataaaatgaattaaattaataattcattttattttaaaaattaacgagAATGGTATAATTTAGTTCTGTTTTTATGAACAATATCCTCTTTCCcgttctttaaaataataacatttggATCCTTATCTTCTAATACAGGATAAGGACCTAAATAGATACTTTCTCTCTTATCACTAGATGGGTTTCTTATCAATATTAAATTACCTTTATCATAATATACAGGGTAAATAgttttatcatatttttgttTACGAATCACTTTACTTTTCAATAAATTGTCCCTTGCGTCTTTCTGTGACATCTGCAAGCGATACTTAAATTCTAAAGGGTAATTATCGATGTTATACAGTGGATCAACTTCTTCTTTAGTGAAATTACTTGGAACGTTACATGTTTTTCCGAAAACCAATTCATGAGGGGTATACTTTGTTTCAGTATGAACTGTATTATTGTAGGAAAAACACCAGTACGGCAACCAGCTGCTCCACGACGTTTGATGGTTGTTAGTAACTATTCTTAAATACGCACCCAGAGCCTTATGTGAGTTCTCGAGCGCACCGATGCTCTCATGATGGTAGGCGGTGGAGGATATCTGAGTAATGTTCAAAAGCTTACATACCTCAGACATGGTGCTGCTTATAAACTCACTTCCGCGATCTGTCGCTATCTCCTTCGGTATCCCGTATCtaagaataaaattatcaaCAAAACATCTTGCCACCGATACTGTGTCCTTCGTTTGCAATGGATAGGCTTCTGTAAATTTTGTCAACTCGCACTGTAATGTTAAAATGTAATTGTAATTACTATAATCTTTAGCTATTGGGCCTACAATGTCCAAGTATGTTTTCTCAAACGACGAAGTGGCTGTTGAAGTAATTACCATTGGTTGTTTAGTTTTTACCATATGCTTTTGCGTTTGACACTTGTCACAGCTTTTGACAAAATTTTCGACATCCTTATGCATGGATGGCCAAAAGTAATATCTTTTTATATTGTTCAACATTCGTCTAATACCCGCGTGGCCACTCGTGGGTAATAGATGAAAGTCGTTCAAAATTACTCGAATATCGTCTACACTTTCAACCTTTTGCACTCCTCTAACAATACATAACCGGGGCCCCTTCCAGTTAGGAGTGTTCCTAATTTCTTGAGTTAACTCTtctataaatttataattatttttatctttactaATGTAGACTTCTGCGATACCAATTTGGGTACAAATGTAACTCAACTCCCTCACTAGCTCGGCTCGCGTGACTAATGCTCGAGACGTTGGGTTCACATAAAGTACTGACCTACTAGGCACGTATGACAATGATTTTGTTTCTATCTGCATTTTCCcactttttcttaatttttctaATTCCACTTTTGATTCTACAGTTAACTCCACACAGTTATTTGGTTTTTTAAGCATATCGACGATTTTTGGGTGATCAGTCCAATCATCGGTCAATTGCTTATCATCCAAAAAACTGGTGTCCCTtcgctctctctctttcttcctCAGACTTCGAGTCATCACACATGCTATATGTCTATTCATATCTTTCAAATCCTCTGACGTCAATACGATGCGAGATAATGCGTCTGCAGCCACATTACTCGCCCCTTTCACATATTCTATACTGTAATCGTATTCTTCTAAACTCAAACGAAATTTCATTAGTCGGCTGGACGGATTTGccatattaaacaaataaactagTGGCCGATGATCCGTCTTTATTCTGAATTTCCGACCATATAAATATGGCctgaaatactttattgaccaTACGATAGCCAGAAGCTCTTTTTCGATGGTGGGGTAATTTAATTCTGCCTTATTTAGAGCTCGGCTTGCGTATGCGATAGGCATGTCATCACTGTTACACAACATGGAACCGATCGCTACCCCAGAGGCGTcagtgtgtaaaataaaagtattatcaGAGTCCAAATTAGGGTATTGCAATATTGGTGGTTTAACTAACATCTCTTTCAGTTTTTCAAAAGCTCGCTCACATTCTTCCGTCCATTCGAATAAAGTTCCTTTAcgcaataatttgtttaatggtATACAAATTTCCGCAAATTTAGGCATAAATTTTCTATAATAGTTCGCAAACGCTACAAAGCGACGAACTTCATCCGAATTTGTAGGTTTAGGATAATTTGTCAAGGCTTTTATCTTGTTCGGGTCCGGCAAAACTCCTTTTTCAGATATTACGTGTCCCAAATACAGCAGCTCTTTTTTTAGAAACTGACATTTGGCcgggtttaattttaaattgacttttcgcaatctatttaaaatatcaattaagtttttgttatgttgatCTAAATTTCGACCGAAGCAAATCAAATCATCAAGATAAACAAAACACTTCTCATAATTCAATCCAGATAAGGCAACGGTCATGATTCTACTAAACGCATTTGGACTAATTTTTAAACCCATTGGTAATCTTTTTAATTGGTATTGTTTGTTGGTAGTAAAAGCTGTGTATTTTCTGCTTTCGGGATCTAATTGAACTTGATAATAGCCTTGATTCATATCTAAATGCGTAAAATACATCGAACCAGATAATGAATCCAAAATTTCCGTAATATTGGGTAAAGGAAATTTATCATCTTTTATTCGTTCATTCGCCTTCCTATAATCAATCACCACGCGCCATTTCTTTGTTTCCTCATCATCCGACTTTTTAGGCACTAGCAGAAGTGGACTATTCCATTCACTCTCCGCTTCTTCTATTATATCGTCTTCCAGCATCTTTTTTATCTGTCTGTCTATTTCAGCTTTTTGCGAGTGTGGTAACCTATATGGTTTGGAATAAACAGGAGTTGCATTTTCTTTCAGATGTATTTTTTGTACACCTACATTAGTAAAGCCTAACTTATCGCCCGGAATATAAAATACATCTGGAAATTTTGCGCAAATTTTCTCAATTTCGCTTCTTTCATAATCCTGCAAATGACCTAGTTCCAGTAACGAAAACAACTTTTTCACTCTTTCCGCATTCACGGTATCTTTTTCAAAAGTACACAACTCATACTTACCCAAACATTCcaaatcaatattaaaataacttaatttCACTTCTTCTTCCCGTGTGTTTAGAATTTTAATAGGTATCAATCCATCTCGCACTGATACTACCATTCCAGCTAGAAACACACCCTCACATAACTCTCTGCTTTCCATCACACAATCTCCCTCTTCTAAAGTTTTTACGTAATATATCTTTTCGCATCTTGGCGGtactgacaaataattattataaccaaCTCGACCCATTCGCAAAGGTATTACTATTGGCTGTCCATGATTCAAAGTTAGTGTATTTAATTCAAAATCTAATAAGCATTTATATTTGCTCAAAAAATCCTGACCTATAATACCGTTTCCGTTACAACTCAAATTTTTGAACACATAAAATTTGTGCCAAAATTCTCTGCCattgtaatttagttttaaataaacgTAGCCTTCCGATGTCAAGTTGCCACCTATTCCTTTTATGTCTATACGCTCTTCGTAATACGATTGACTCATTTGTTGCAATGTTTCATACTTAACAACTGAGAGCGTTGCACCCGTGTCAATTAGCCAATTAAATGTAACATTAGATATGCTGAACTGAACTGAGTTGATGTTGTTGCAATAACATAATTGGTCATGCTCGAAAAAACTGATTCAGGTTTCTATCTTCGACGTCTACTGTGAATGATTCACGTTGCTCATCTATGACGTTGACCTGATTTGACCTGCGATTCATATAAGGCTGTCCTCTGCCACGAGCACGGCTTCCACGAAACGAATTCCCTCGGgacgaattataattattacataaactgcctatatacgtcccactgctgggcacaggcctcccctcaatcaaccggagggggtatggagcatactccaccacgctgctccaatgcgggttgattataattattatgatgttGAAAATTACCTGGTTTATGTTGGTAACCACGTCCACGTTGGTAAATCCCACGGCTGGGTCGCGCGCCGCGGCCTCGTCCTTGTGACCTACCTCTCCGGTAGTGCATCACGGCTGGCGGCGGAGAAGACATCTCCTCGTCCTGCGCCGTGCTGATGGCATCCTTCAAGGACGTGAAGTTGCGGGCCGCTATAATGGTGCTTAACCTTTGATCGCGTAGCCCGTCTGAAAACCTTTTTATAGCATTCCTCTCATTAATTGGTTTTAGGACTTTGTAGTTCTCCGAGTTGCCATCTGCCTGAGAAATCGTTAAATCGGCGAATAATCGCTCTACCTCCGCTCCGAAATCGGTAATTGAGCGATTATTCTGCCTGACACTTTGAAGACGTGTTTGCAAAGCTATATCGGACTTTTTAGTCAAAAGATGTCTCCGCATGTCACACAGTAACGATTCTACAGATGTGTAACTTCCATTTAATCTCAACTTAGCACCATAAGATAACCttgtttttaatacaaaattgatTAAATGGGCTTTATCCTCGTTCTTTAACATAGTATCATATAATTCAATGGCATCTAATAATTGTAATGTGACGAGTTCGTCATCATTCATTACTGGCAGCAAGTTTGCCGCAGTTTTTAAATCAAATGACGCCATATTTGCAGTTCCCTCACTTCCTGACTCGTTATCCGAAGTATCACTAGTGCTAGGTTTCACACACAAATTCCTTATTTCATTATATAACGCATTTATCTTATCTATAAGAGCCTGACCCTTAGATATATCTTCGTTACTTAATTTACCTTCAGTTATAAAACTAGAGAATATTTCCactgatttacttaatttttcTATAATTAAATTTGCTTCATTTAACTTAGCCTCAGCTTTTCCTTTAATGTATCTACGTTTtccttcttttattaaatattctctAATTCCTTTTAACTCCTTATATATTGTACGCAATTCTAGCGCCATTAATAACTAAGATGCATATTAATAATAACGGTATGATATATAGATAGTTATCTtcttacttattttgatataaactatatataggcattaactttgtttattttctccTAGCACTGGTTATACTTTTAAGCTGTAATTTTATCATGATCTTAATATACCTCTAATATCCGCTCATCGTTTTAACGCATCGATGTCCCCGCGCAACGTGTCCAACTCTGCTCAATGGATACGGCACTTCACTTTTATAATTTACGCGCACTtgtcctttattatttttaaataccacACTTATATTTCGCACATTTATAGTTCCGCATAATGTCTCTCCTTGTGGACATCGACACCTCCTGGACTCCAACTGGACTCTCCCCTGCTGTTGTAACATCCAACTCCGCTTACACGTTTTCTGCCTCGATGTTCCTCCGCCTGAAAGTGATTGCTTGCGCTCTCTGCTCTATACGCTTATTCAGACAAGCGTTGAGGTACCGGATGAAGACGAGTAGAAGTGCTATTCCAATGATTGTTACGAAGATCATGACAGAGATGTTGATTTGGCCGAGATGTCCCAAGACTAAAGTGCTGTTGACCTCCATCTTGTTCTCGTAGCCCACCTGGGTCGCGAACGTGTTGCTCCTGCCATCAGAATTGCTCTGCACCGGTTTTGACTGTTCTTTTCCCATTATGATGTTATATCCTTGATCCACAGCAGGTAAaagttctaaaatattattgcgCTATATTTCAATAAACGATTCTATCCGTCGCGAGTTCGCGTAACATGACACTCCCCGCAACGGCGAGGCAGGGTCGCCATATAGGGAAAGAGCAATTGAAAGCCTGGAGTCCGAATCAATACtgatttattaatgaataaccaAGAGTATATATGGAACAATAAGATACACAATAACATATAAGTAGTAGGTACACTATAACTCAACTTTAAAAATTAATTCTTTAGTCCTCTGTCTTGTAGGTAACAATCCAGTCATAGAAAAGGAAACAGTGAAACACACGTAatataaaatgtacctatttacatttaaaacaaaGTATCTTAGCCATTTATTTTTTAGGGTTTTGAACCTCAATaggtaaaacggaacccttatagtgatcctataagggttccgttttacctATTGAGGTTCACAACTTTTTTATCCTTCCGTCTGTCCGACAagacgttttttttaattcatttattagTAGTCGCATTTACGCGAACTGGacaaaattatgtaataatcaataaaaaaaacagagatccaatacattaataaaaaaaaggaaatatcaACTTAAGAAATATGTAACGCTTACAGACAAATAAACCGTTGGCATTAAAACTAGAGATCCGTAAGTAAATTCTAACTAGATATTTTAGCGGTATATTTTCCCTTTCGGCTTCTTCCGAAACTATAGGTTTCAAAGATTTCCATTCTTATTCCTCGCTCGGAATATGAGAGGCAGTCCGCCGCTGATGCTCTGTACTATGCTGGACTTTGGATCCACTTTGGGATGTCTAATCGTCTTTGGAGCAGGTTCCACCGAGAATTTCGATAAAATAGCTGCTAGACCAGCTAAGGACTGCATGTGGCCTAGACGCTCACCTGTAAACAAGGAAAATataattcatattcatatatttctAGGTTGAATCAGAAAttcgaatcatttattcaacgtaattatcatggataaacttgttcaaggtcaatttaacatttttgaatctacgtcatttcgcaaggtgttatggctgaggagaagaaatgacaagaaactgcaacagcaacacatcttttaaatcaatataggTATATCATCAGCCGTAAGACGCCCTCGCTCgcctataggtatatattacaagttatttaacaaTAAGAGGATCACATTTAATACGAGGCATTTGTCGGAATCTGTCCTACAAATGCTATTACACGTTAACTCACTTACTAAGTACAAAGGAATTGAAAAATGATGTCTCACGGGattggaattgaaaaaagaaaagcgaatctaaaaacaaaaagtgtTTTTACAAAATATGATATATGTAGCCAAACGCGATTCCAttgcaataattataataaataaacaaaaacaatgtgCTGTATAGATTTGCGTCTTATTTTCGAAAAATgaaaacatatttataaaataccaTAAAAACAGAGCCGCTTAACCATCGTCTTGTGATTGCGAGACTATTAATAATAGTTGACCTTGACCCTATGAAGCAGATTTACCTACACGAATCCATTAATCTCCTAAAAAATTGTGTGCCTAAAGAAAttgtttgtgtaataaatacaaaatatttgtttacaacACGCAGTTAATTCATGTAGATGTACTTTCAAAAAGCATTCAATACCTACCAATGCATGCTCGTGGTCCTTCACCAAAAGGCAAATAGACGGACTTGCTAAGCTCCTTGTCGAACTCATCGGGATGGAATCTCTCTGGTCGGAACTCCTCCGGGTTTGCGAAGTATTGTGGATCGTTATGAAGAGCTTGCAATGGAATAAATATTCCTACTCCAGGGTCTATAGTCACATCCAACTCCGGAATAGTATACGTCCTAGCACACTCGCGGATCAAGAAACCAAGCGATGGAAACATTCTCATGCCTTCTTTGAAGGCCCAGTCCAAATATGTCATATCCTTTATTGCGTCGTAGCAAAGTTTGTTGTCATATTTAGCCAGGACTCGGTCAATGTCATCCTGCACTTTCTTTTGGACCTCTGGGTGATATGCCAACTGATGCAATGTGAAGCTGGTAGCCGACGATGATGTTTCGAAGCCCGCAGCGAAGAACACATACATTTGAGCTGCAAACAGTTCATCGTCCAATTCTACTTTCACTATTTCAGGCGTCCCGTCTGCCTTTCTTTTCTCAATGGACTCGCCTTCCATCGCACCCTTCTTTCGGCACTCGAGCAACAAATCTATGAAATCGTTCCGGCCTGATGGCTCGTAGTTCCTCTGCTTCAAGATTTGTTTTACCAGAGTGATCATGTTCTTTTCGACTAAAATTGTGTACCTCAATCGCTTGCATAACTCGGGGAAGATTTCCTTTAATACTGCAATAATGAACACTGGAAGAGTTATTCGGAAAATATCTTTACCCAGTTTTCGAAACTCGGAATCTTCTTCATTTAGGGAATTAGCATCAAGGCCAAATCCAACAGAGCCAATGAAATCAGTGGTGTACCTCGCCATAACATCCCGAGCATCGAGGGTTGTCGGTTTCTCAGCTGTGGCAGATGCCAGCATACCTTTTAGTCGTTCAGCACGGTCGCAGATCAGAGGGAACATAGCCTTCAATTTGCCAGTTGTAAAAGCAGGCGTCATACGCTGCCGTAACAACTTCCATATATCGCCATCAGCGAAGAACAAATTCCTCATTAGAGGTTCGATCACTTCCTTATGTGGGTACAGTCCTCGGGGATAGAAGTGGTAAAAGTCCGTCGTGAGTATCCTCTTGATGATATCTCGGTCTCTGATGATGAGTTCCGGTCGCCTGGTGCGAAAGAACCCTACCACTTTTTCGTTAGGGTACTTGAAGTACATTTCTGTTGCAAGTTCTGTGACACTCTTCTGCATAATGTAATTGCGTAAGTTATTTCCGGCGAGAAGGATTGGCTTGTCATGTTTGATGCCTCTTTTCTGCCAGTAATCGAATGTCCAGGTAAAATAAAGGTAGAATGTAACTAGCGCGATCACGGAAAGCGCTATAAATATCATGTTGTTGTCGCGCGCGCGCTCGGCTGTACACTTGAAACGATACTGAATGATAAACGGCGAGTTAAAGTTGTTATGCTGACCAGTTTATAAAGGATCCGCCACAATTATCTCttggtatttatttatagagaTAACAGACTCGATATGATACTGTATCGTCCATAGATTCTGTCCATTGTTTACAAATGTATGTGACGTTAAATTTTGTCTTTGCTTATGTACCTACAAATTCATGTCCTGCAAAAaactgtatattattttattgatactAAAATACAAATGTGGATTATTTCgatttagatatatttttttctgatatGATAGTATTCT
Coding sequences:
- the LOC126367132 gene encoding cytochrome P450 6B7-like, with translation MIFIALSVIALVTFYLYFTWTFDYWQKRGIKHDKPILLAGNNLRNYIMQKSVTELATEMYFKYPNEKVVGFFRTRRPELIIRDRDIIKRILTTDFYHFYPRGLYPHKEVIEPLMRNLFFADGDIWKLLRQRMTPAFTTGKLKAMFPLICDRAERLKGMLASATAEKPTTLDARDVMARYTTDFIGSVGFGLDANSLNEEDSEFRKLGKDIFRITLPVFIIAVLKEIFPELCKRLRYTILVEKNMITLVKQILKQRNYEPSGRNDFIDLLLECRKKGAMEGESIEKRKADGTPEIVKVELDDELFAAQMYVFFAAGFETSSSATSFTLHQLAYHPEVQKKVQDDIDRVLAKYDNKLCYDAIKDMTYLDWAFKEGMRMFPSLGFLIRECARTYTIPELDVTIDPGVGIFIPLQALHNDPQYFANPEEFRPERFHPDEFDKELSKSVYLPFGEGPRACIGRNLFFADGDIWKLLRQRMTPAFTTGKLKAMFPLICDRAERLKGMLASATAEKPTTLDARDVMARYTTDFIGSVGFGLDANSLNEEDSEFRKLGKDIFRVNLPVFIIGVIKEIFPELCKHLKYTILVEKNMITLVKQILKQRNYEPSGRNDFIDLLLECRKKGAMVGESIEKRKADGTPEIINIELDDELFAAQMFVFFAAGFETSSSATSFTLHQLAYHQEVQKKVQDEIDRVLAKYDNKLCYNAIKDMTYLDWAFKEGMRMFPSLGYLIRECARTYTIPELDVTIDPGVGIFIPLQALHNDPQYFANPEEFRPQRFHPDEFDKELSKSVYLPFGEGPRACIGERLGHMQSLAGLAAVLSKYSVEPAPETLRHPKIDPKSSIVQSISGGLPLIFRERNKTLAAAFHALLADGVSTLNTWYW